The Euphorbia lathyris chromosome 3, ddEupLath1.1, whole genome shotgun sequence genome contains a region encoding:
- the LOC136224682 gene encoding UDP-galactose/UDP-glucose transporter 5B has product MADSLSSAGVADNKLWKGVIAVTGIMSTLVIYGVLQEKIMRIPYGLNKEFFKYSLFLVFCNRITTSAVSAIVLLGSKKALNPVAPVYKYCLVSVSNILTTTCQYEALKYVSFPVQTLAKCAKMIPVMIWGTAIMQKRYKGMDYLVAFLVTLGCSIFILFPAGTDVSPYSRGRENTVWGVSLMLGYLGFDGFTSTFQDKLFKGYDMEIHNQIFYTTLCSCVLSFTGLLMQGHLLLAVDFAYRHRDCFFDIVLLSTVATASQFFISYTIRTFGALTFAAIMTTRQLVSIMLSCVWFSHPLSWEQWIGAVIVFGSLYAKTLLKTAPAKPPHAENTQNGASSPVKLNP; this is encoded by the exons ATGGCCGATTCGTTATCTTCCGCTGGTGTTGCTGACAATAAGCTGTGGAAAGGGGTTATCGCTGTGACTGGAATCATGAGTACTCTTGTGATCTATGGTGTTTTGCAg GAAAAGATCATGAGAATCCCCTATGGGTTAAATAAGGAGTTCTTCAAGTACTCACTATTTCTTGTTTTCTGTAACCGCATCACAACCTCTGCTGTCTCTGCCATAGTTTTACTG GGAAGTAAAAAGGCATTGAATCCTGTTGCTCCAGTTTATAAATATTGCCTAGTATCAGTATCCAACATATTAACTACAACATGCCAGTATGAG GCCCTCAAGTATGTCAGTTTTCCAGTTCAGACACTTGCAAAGTGTGCTAAAATGATTCCAGTCATG ATCTGGGGCACTGCCATTATGCAAAAGAGATACAAGGGAATGGACTACTTGGTAGCGTTCCTGGTTACTTTGGGTTGTTCCATATTTATTCTATTTCCG GCAGGAACTGATGTTAGTCCATACAGCAGAGGAAGGGAAAATACGGTCTGGGGTGTTAGCCTCATGCTTGGTTATCTTGG GTTTGACGGTTTCACAAGCACATTCCAAGATAAGCTATTTAAAGGTTATGATATGGAGATACATAACCAAATTTTCTACACTACATTATGTTCTTGTGTACTGAGTTTCACAG GACTTTTAATGCAAGGGCATCTACTTCTAGCTGTAGACTTCGCTTATCGCCATAGAGACTGTTTCTTCGACATTGTGTTGCTTTCCACT GTAGCAACAGCTAGTCAATTCTTTATTTCTTACACTATTCGCACATTTGGTGCTCTTACATTTGCGGCCATAATGACTACAAGACAG TTAGTGAGCATTATGCTGTCGTGCGTGTGGTTTTCCCATCCATTGAGCTGGGAACAATGGATTGGAGCA GTCATTGTCTTTGGTTCGTTGTACGCCAAGACCTTATTAAAAACTGCACCTGCAAAACCCCCTCATGCAGAAAATACACAAAACGGAGCTTCGAGTCCTGTAAAGTTGAATCCTTGA
- the LOC136223446 gene encoding 11S globulin seed storage protein Ana o 2.0101: MADIDLSPKLAKTVYGGDGGSYLAWCPNDLPMLKQGNIGAAKLALQKNGFALPRYADSAKVAYVLQGTGVAGIVLPEKEEKVISIKKGDAIALPFGVVTWWYNKQDTELVVLFMGDTSKGHKSGEFTDFYLTGTNGIFTGFSSEFVGRAWGVDEKTVSSLVGSQTGKGIVKLADSFKMPEPKTENRNGFVYNCEEAPLDVDIKNGGRVVVLNTKNLPLVAEVGLGADLVRLDGGAMCSPGFSCDSALQVTYIVRGSGRVQVVGIDGKRVLETTVKAGNLFIVPRFFVVSKICDPDGMDWFSIITTPNPIFTHLAGRTSVWKALSPEVLEASFKVSSEVEKLFRSKRTSDEIFFPPPN, from the exons ATGGCTGATATTGATCTTTCACCAAAATTGGCAAAGACGGTGTACGGCGGAGATGGTGGATCCTACCTCGCCTGGTGTCCTAATGACCTTCCAATGCTAAAGCAAGGGAATATTGGAGCAGCCAAGCTTGCTCTTCAGAAGAATGGATTTGCTCTTCCTCGCTATGCCGATTCCGCGAAGGTCGCTTATGTTCTTCAAG GGACTGGTGTGGCTGGGATTGTTCTTCCTGAGAAAGAGGAAAAGGTAATTTCAATCAAGAAGGGTGATGCCATAGCCCTTCCTTTTGGGGTAGTAACATGGTGGTATAACAAACAAGACACTGAATTAGTTGTTCTGTTTATGGGTGATACTTCCAAAGGACACAAATCTGGTGAATTCACTGATTTCTATTTAACTGGAACCAATGGAATTTTCACTGGATTCTCTTCTGAATTTGTCGGCCGAGCTTGGGGTGTAGATGAAAAAACTGTGAGTTCTCTTGTGGGAAGCCAAACCGGGAAAGGCATAGTTAAGCTTGCTGATTCATTTAAAATGCCTGAACCAAAGACGGAGAACAGGAATGGTTTTGTGTATAACTGTGAGGAAGCTCCATTAGATGTTGATATTAAGAATGGTGGAAGGGTAGTTGTGTTGAACACCAAGAACCTGCCTCTTGTTGCTGAAGTTGGGCTTGGTGCTGATCTTGTAAGATTGGATGGAGGAGCTATGTGCTCTCCTGGATTTTCTTGTGATTCTGCTTTGCAGGTTACTTACATTGTTCGGGGCAGCGGCCGTGTTCAGGTTGTTGGAATCGACGGCAAGAGGGTCCTTGAAACTACCGTTAAGGCTGGGAATTTGTTCATTGTTCCAAGGTTTTTTGTTGTTTCAAAGATTTGTGATCCTGATGGCATGGATTGGTTTTCTATCATCACTACTCCTAA CCCAATTTTCACCCATTTGGCTGGAAGGACTTCTGTGTGGAAAGCATTGTCGCCGGAAGTGCTTGAAGCATCATTCAAGGTGTCTTCTGAGGTGGAGAAGCTTTTCCGGTCGAAGCGAACTTCAGATGAGATATTCTTTCCACCACCAAACTGA